The Paraburkholderia agricolaris genome includes the window GATTCGCCGTCCCGACGGCGACTATATGTGGGTGCAGGCAAACGGCCAGTGCGAGTTCGACGAACATGGAGAGCCGACGCGCTTTCCCGGCGTGCTGATCGACATTCACGAACGCAAGATCGCCGAGCAATCGCTGCGTCAGTTGACCGAAACACTCGAACAACGCGTCGCCGACGAAGTCTCCGCACGCGCGCTCGCCGAAGAGCAGTTGCGCCAGGCCCAGAAAATGGAAGCGATCGGCAGCCTGACAGGCGGCGTCGCGCACGACTTCAACAACGTGCTGCAAGTGATCAACGGCAATCTGCAAATGCTCGCCGCCGATGCGGACTGCAATCCGGCCACCTTGCGGCGCTTGTCCGCCGCAACCGACGCCGTCAAACGCGGTGCGAAACTGGCCGCGCATCTGCTCGCCTTCGCGAGGCGCCAGCCGCTCTCGCCTACCGTGCTGAACCCGCGCCGTCTGCTGGCCGGCATGAGCGAGATGCTGCACCGGGCGCTCGGCGAAACGGTCAAGATCGAAACGATATTGAGCGACGACCTGTGGCATGTGCAGGTCGATCGCAACCAGCTCGAAAACGCCCTGCTCAATCTCGCGATCAATGCCCGCGATGCGATGCGAGCAGACGGCACACTCACCGTGCGCGCGACGAACCGTGTGCTGGACGCCCAGTTCTGCCGTGGCGAACCGGAACTCTCGCCGGGCGAATACGTGGTGTTCTCAGTGACCGACACGGGCACCGGCATGAAACCCGAAATCCTCGAGCACGTGTTTGAACCGTTCTTCACGACCAAGCCCGACGGTCATGGCACCGGCCTGGGCTTAAGCATGGTGTTCGGTTTCGTCAGACAAAGCGGCGGCCATACGGTGATCGACAGCGAGGTGGGGCGCGGCACCACGGTCTCGCTGTATTTCCCGCGCTGCTGCGAGCCGGAAACAGTCGAAACCGCCGATCAGACTGCGGCGCCGGTGGGCGGCGGCGAAACGATTCTGGTGGTCGAGGACGATGCGGATGTCCGTCTGACCGCCGTCGAAATGCTCGCGCAACTCGGCTATAAGGTGCTGACTGCATCCAGTGGCGATGCGGCGCTCGAGTTCATCGATAGCGACGTGCCGATCGATCTGCTGTTTACCGACGTCGTGATGCCCGGCCAGGTAAAAAGCGTGGAACTGGCGCAGCGCGCGGCGGCTCGCTCGCCCACGGTGCCGACGCTCTTCACCTCCGGCTATACACGCGACGAAATCGTCCATCACGGCAAGCTCGACGCCGGCATCACGCTGCTCTCCAAACCCTACCGGCGCGACGATCTCGCGCGCAAAGTGCGCGTCGTGCTAAACGCCGGCGTCGTCAGCGTGGGTGATGGACGCATCGCCCCTTGCGTGCCGCGCACGGTCTACGATCCGGCCGGCTCGTCCGGCGTATCCGAACCGCGCGAAAGTCCGCATGCGGTTGCCCCTTTGATCGAGAGTTCGCTCGCAAGCGCCACCGCGAGCTCGCTGGCGGATTCCCTGACGAGTTCGGCGGTCCCCCAGCCCGGCACACCGGCTCGTCTGCTGCTGGTCGAAGACGACGCCGATTCGCGCGATGCGCTCAACGATCTGCTCGGTGCGCTGGGTTTCGACTGCACCGCGGTCGCGAGCGCCGAAGAAGCGCTGGCACTGGTGCCCACGCAACACTTCGATGTGCTGCTCACGGACCTGACGTTGCCCGGCATGTCCGGCGACAACCTGGCGCGCGCGGTGCTCGGTCAGCAGCCGGACATCCGCGTGTTGCTGGTGTCGGGTTACGGCGAGAATGCCGAGATCGGCGACACCATCCCGGGCGCACGGCTGCTCGGCAAGCCGCTCGATATCTCGCAGTTGCGGCACCAACTCGCCGAGTGGCTCGATCACACGGAGGCGGCCTCCTAGCGGAGTCCTTTGCGCAAATCACACGGACCCGCCGATGGACATCCGATGCGGCACGGCTGGCTGGACCGACAAGACGCTGATCGCCTGCAAGCGCTTTTATCCGCGCGGCAGCAGCAGCGCGGAAGCAAGGCTGCGTTTTTACGCGTCGCAGTTTCCGCTCGTCGAAGTCGATTCGGCATACTACGCGTTGCCATCAGCACCCAATTCGCAGTTGTGGAGCCAGCGTACGCCCGTTGGCTTCACGTTCAATTTCAAATCGTTTCGCCTCTTCACCGGCCATCAGACTTCACCCGACGTCCTGCCCAAAGACATCGCGACGGCGTTGCCGGCGGGCATCACCGGGCCGCGCAAGAAGAACGTCTATTACGGCGAACTCTCCGCCGAGATTCTCGACGAACTATGGCGGCGCTATCAGGAAGCGCTCGAACCGCTGCGCGCGAGCGGTCGTCTCGGCGCGGTGCTATTCCAGTTCGCGCCGTGGATCATCCGTTCGCCGGACGGTCTCGCGCTTGTCGAAACGTGCCGGCTGCGCATGGCGGACTATCTGATGGCCGTCGAGTTTCGCAATCAAACCTGGTTCGACGATCAGCACGCGCAATG containing:
- a CDS encoding response regulator, whose protein sequence is MPFPAQDHGCPGWNGEMARRISEFDWSATSLGPIEDWPRSLTAAVQMLLASPVPLVLLWGKPGYMIYNDAYAIFAGGRHPYLLGCPVERGWPEVADFNRHVMVTCLAGGTLSYRDKELVLLRDGKPEDVWMDLYYSPVADDSGAPAGVLAMVVETTTRVLTERWRQRAEAELHETNERLQLALNTGAVLGTWVLDVRTGTVTGDERFARTFSFPLDEAAKGVERHAATQVIHPDDQPLNDHLTIEAMRTGQPFRAEYRIRRPDGDYMWVQANGQCEFDEHGEPTRFPGVLIDIHERKIAEQSLRQLTETLEQRVADEVSARALAEEQLRQAQKMEAIGSLTGGVAHDFNNVLQVINGNLQMLAADADCNPATLRRLSAATDAVKRGAKLAAHLLAFARRQPLSPTVLNPRRLLAGMSEMLHRALGETVKIETILSDDLWHVQVDRNQLENALLNLAINARDAMRADGTLTVRATNRVLDAQFCRGEPELSPGEYVVFSVTDTGTGMKPEILEHVFEPFFTTKPDGHGTGLGLSMVFGFVRQSGGHTVIDSEVGRGTTVSLYFPRCCEPETVETADQTAAPVGGGETILVVEDDADVRLTAVEMLAQLGYKVLTASSGDAALEFIDSDVPIDLLFTDVVMPGQVKSVELAQRAAARSPTVPTLFTSGYTRDEIVHHGKLDAGITLLSKPYRRDDLARKVRVVLNAGVVSVGDGRIAPCVPRTVYDPAGSSGVSEPRESPHAVAPLIESSLASATASSLADSLTSSAVPQPGTPARLLLVEDDADSRDALNDLLGALGFDCTAVASAEEALALVPTQHFDVLLTDLTLPGMSGDNLARAVLGQQPDIRVLLVSGYGENAEIGDTIPGARLLGKPLDISQLRHQLAEWLDHTEAAS
- a CDS encoding DUF72 domain-containing protein; translated protein: MDIRCGTAGWTDKTLIACKRFYPRGSSSAEARLRFYASQFPLVEVDSAYYALPSAPNSQLWSQRTPVGFTFNFKSFRLFTGHQTSPDVLPKDIATALPAGITGPRKKNVYYGELSAEILDELWRRYQEALEPLRASGRLGAVLFQFAPWIIRSPDGLALVETCRLRMADYLMAVEFRNQTWFDDQHAQWTLDFLRERGLVHVIVDAPPEVTNRVHTVWEATHPELAMVRLHGRNTQTWGATGAASAADRFDYDYSDGELNELASSIRAIATRAGRTHVIFNNCFEDQGQRNARTLMSILGVGPNPS